The Plasmodium vinckei vinckei genome assembly, chromosome: PVVCY_14 genome window below encodes:
- a CDS encoding DNA-directed RNA polymerases I, II, and III subunit RPABC3, putative, with protein MASNILFEDRFVISNVDNSKFEKVSRIKAKSTGYDAELILDVHSELFKVEEKKAIYLALQDNFMGYSDDKTWEQADNKSLNNIEYIMSGRIFKFEELSSERRTVYASYGGLMMALTADKQFIGDLEIDMKIYLLAKNVDIERA; from the exons ATGGCATCAAACATTTTGTTCGAAGACCGTTTTGTTATAAGCAATGTAGATAATTCAAAGTTTGAAAAAGTCAGTAGAATAAAAGCTAAAAGTACGGGTTATGATGCTGAATTAATTCTTGATGTCCATTCAGAATTGTTTAAAGTTGAAGAAAAGAAG gCCATATATTTAGCACTTCAAGATAATTTTATGGGATATAGTGATGACAAAACATGGGAACAAGCTGACAATAaatcattaaataatattgaatatattatgagtggtcgaatttttaaatttgagGAGCTTTCATCCGAAAGAAG gACGGTTTATGCTTCTTATGGGGGACTAATGATGGCACTAACAGCAGATAAACAATTTATAGGAGATCTTGAAATAGAcatgaaaatttatttacttGCCAAAAATGTTGATATTGAAAGAGCATAA
- a CDS encoding proline--tRNA ligase, putative, which produces MRIVLNAFKRVTEIKTRNQYIHIVSKRMCSINSEIDIPEADRIESQKLFDELKELNINYKEVKHGKVNSIKEILDLNLEKSENVIKNLFLKDKKKNYFYLCVANWKKVDLKNVSTQLKTSNLRFVDDENLKNILNVKPGSLTPFSIKSDKDNIVKLYFDEDIKSMDEVIIHPMHNYSCIYVKTSDVIKYCDLHKHTPEFINFPDSKDTEDQNIKRDDTSINEENPKDPSKLTHGKSGEKTTEKDKGKDGSNILGITSKKEQNFSDWYTQVIVKSELIEYYDISGCYILRPASYYIWECIQAFFNNEIKKLDVENSYFPLFVTKNKLEKEKNHIEGFSPEVAWVTKYGDTDLPEEIAIRPTSETIMYSAFSKWIRSHRDLPLKLNQWNTVVRWEFKQPTPFIRTREFLWQEGHTAHKNEEEAVKMVFDILDIYRRWYEECLAVPVIKGLKSEGEKFGGANFTSTNETFISETGRAIQAATSHYLGTNFAKMFKIEFEDEQENKQFAHQTSWGCTTRSIGVMIMMHSDNKGLILPPNVAKYKAVIVPILYKNTDETAIFNYCKDIEKVLKNAQINCIFDDRDLYSPGYKFNHWELRGIPIRIEVGPKDIQNNSCVFVRRDNNQKFNIKKESVLLETQQMLVDIHKNLFLKAKKKIDDSIVQITSFDQVMDALNKKKMVLAPWCEDIATEDEIKKETQRLSMSQTNVETSLSGAMKPLCIPLDQPPMPPNTKCFWTGKPAKRWCLFGRSY; this is translated from the coding sequence atgcGAATTGTATTGAATGCATTTAAAAGAGTAACAGAAATAAAGACAAGAAatcaatatatacatatagtTTCAAAAAGAATGTGTAGTATAAATTCAGAAATTGATATCCCAGAGGCGGATCGAATAGAATCTCAAAAATTGTTTGATGAActaaaagaattaaatataaattacaaAGAAGTAAAACATGGGAAAGTAAATTCAATTAAAGAAATTTTAGATTTAAATTTGGAGAAATCtgaaaatgtaataaaaaatttatttttaaaagataaaaaaaaaaactatttttatctatGTGTAGCTAACTGGAAAAAAgtagatttaaaaaatgtatcaaCACAATTAAAAACATCAAATTTAAGATTTGTTgatgatgaaaatttaaaaaatatattaaatgtaAAACCAGGATCTCTTACTCCATTTTCTATTAAATCCGATAAAGATAATattgtaaaattatattttgacGAAGACATAAAAAGTATGGATGAAGTTATTATTCATCCTATGCATAATTATAGctgtatatatgtaaaaacaTCTGatgttattaaatattgtgATTTGCATAAGCATACACCcgaatttataaatttccCAGATTCAAAAGATACAGAAGATCAAAATATCAAAAGAGATGATACTAGTattaatgaagaaaatccAAAAGACCCATCCAAATTAACACACGGAAAAAGTGGCGAGAAAACAACTGAAAAAGATAAAGGAAAAGATGGAAGTAATATCCTTGGAATAACTtcaaaaaaagaacaaaattTTTCAGATTGGTACACACAAGTAATTGTAAAAAGTGAATTAATAGAATATTATGATATTTCGGggtgttatatattaagaCCAGCCTCTTACTACATATGGGAATGTATTCaagcattttttaataacgAGATAAAGAAATTGGATGTAGAAAATTCCtattttccattatttgttacaaaaaataaattagaaaaagagaaaaatcATATAGAAGGTTTTAGTCCAGAAGTTGCTTGGGTTACCAAATATGGTGATACAGATTTACCTGAAGAAATTGCTATAAGGCCTACTAGTGAAACTATTATGTATTCTGCATTTTCAAAATGGATCAGATCCCACAGAGATTTACCATTAAAATTGAATCAATGGAATACAGTAGTTAGATGGGAATTTAAACAACCAACACCCTTTATTAGAACACGAGAATTTTTATGGCAAGAAGGACATACAGcacataaaaatgaagaagaagcagtaaaaatggtatttgatatattagatatatatagaagATGGTATGAAGAATGCTTAGCAGTACCAGTTATTAAGGGACTAAAAAGTGAAGGAGAAAAATTCGGTGGAGCTAATTTTACATCAACTAATGAAACATTTATAAGTGAAACTGGAAGAGCTATACAAGCAGCTACATCACATTATTTAGGCACAAATTTTgcaaaaatgtttaaaataGAATTTGAAGATGAAcaagaaaataaacaatttgCGCATCAAACATCATGGGGATGTACTACTAGATCTATAGGTGTTATGATTATGATGCATAGTGATAATAAAGGATTAATTTTACCACCAAATGTTGCAAAATATAAAGCTGTTATTGTacctattttatataaaaatacggATGAAACtgctatttttaattattgtaaagatatagaaaaagttttaaaaaatgcacAAATTAATTGTATATTTGATGATAGAGATTTATATTCGCCGGGTTATAAATTTAACCATTGGGAATTGAGAGGAATACCAATAAGAATAGAAGTAGGCCCAAAagatatacaaaataattcttGTGTTTTTGTTCGTCGAGATAATAATCAAAAAttcaatattaaaaaagaaagcgTATTATTAGAAACGCAACAAATGCTAGTtgatatacataaaaacttatttttaaaagctaaaaaaaaaatagatgaTTCTATTGTTCAAATTACTTCATTTGATCAAGTTATGGATGCtcttaataaaaaaaaaatggtattAGCACCATGGTGTGAAGATATAGCAACAGAAGACGAAATCAAAAAAGAAACACAAAGACTATCTATGAGCCAAACAAATGTTGAAACATCACTTAGTGGGGCTATGAAACCTTTATGCATACCCCTTGATCAGCCTCCTATGCCACCAAATACCAAATGCTTTTGGACTGGAAAACCAGCAAAAAGGTGGTGCCTCTTTGGAAGAAGTTACTAA
- a CDS encoding integral membrane protein GPR180, putative: MISKKMEKKTIFYFFMLIVSYFIIHNVESKVFHGNFYIKKNEKIHYLTKFSCNIGTCEFNIKMKLKDNILEKMVQAYYEMNSNNFSNNTNNEGVVNNKLFYMDYDNSYYVLTNNHEKPFSQRVTLMLDIEEKYVNKNEKCHAFGNLRSVHRFSVPFQFKYSDLINSKTYNLKKITNNKYSKSFNSIYNELQNNKYLQSEILNYESIINEKNSNYEYKNIYAKTTHRVHVWFLMFDDCYDNFIRNLKLNIKTKIAYWEYLLYASERKDITHLSALQSNDINRDNYNDDDDYDDDTKYYKTYNFDKNTLLENPKRLLFIESSFTQGEREDISFFLKYYDFKKMKNFTNLYNNLYKNGFYEQVIDYIYENEGFNIEYEVNILQANNSHFSYELLHSPLLTCILTLLYVYLIYQYGDKIFKNISSRQNKHIMVVCLAFVILIQLISNFLLFIHLLVYSKNGIGIELFKLTFNILNFLVQIIMCTMLLSLSYGLTIFEAKISNFTKIKVIFVVITFFHIILVVFDNTYTKDSSSKFFDNDNITGYIILALRILLAIVYHINLSKLYKVTNQQTIAKFLQKLYICGLFYILSFPIIFMICYIFDTYWRQRFMLFGTAFLQYVSIYFITKMFLTNSEYFKVSDMSASDLPGATSSLFNQKAHAH; this comes from the exons AtgatttcaaaaaaaatggaaaagaaAACGatattctatttttttatgctgATCGTGtcatatttcattattcaTAATGTAGAAAGTAAAGTCTTTCAtggaaatttttatataaaaaagaatgaaaaaatcCATTATTTAACAAAGTTTAGTTGCAATATAGGAACATGcgaatttaatattaaaatgaaaCTTAAAGACAATATATTAGAGAAGATGGTGCAAGCTTATTATGAAATgaatagtaataatttctctaataatacaaataacgAAGGTgtagtaaataataaattattttatatggattatgataattcatattatgTCTTAACTAATAATCATGAAAAACCATTTTCGCAAAGAGTTACATTAATGCTTGATATTGAAGAGAAgtatgttaataaaaatgaaaaatgtcATGCTTTTGGAAATTTAAGAAGTGTGCATAGATTTAGCGTACCGTtccaatttaaatattctgaTTTAATTAACAGTAAGACATacaacttaaaaaaaattacaaataataaatattcaaagTCCTTTAATTCTATCTATAACGAGttgcaaaataataaatatttacaatcagaaatattaaattatgagTCTATTATTAACGAgaaaaattcaaattatgaatataaaaacatttatgCTAAAACAACACATCGTGTTCATGTTTGGTTCTTAATGTTTGATGATTGttatgataattttattcgtaatttgaaattaaatataaaaacgaAAATAGCATATTgggaatatttattatatgcatcAGAAAGAAAAGACATTACACATTTATCAGCTTTACAAtcaaatgatataaatagggataattataatgatgatgatgatTACGATGAtgatacaaaatattataagacatataattttgataaaaatacacTTTTAGAAAATCCGAAAAgacttttatttatagaaaGTAGCTTCACACAAGGGGAAAGAGAAgacatttcttttttccttaaatattatgattttaaaaaaatgaaaaattttactaatttgtataataatttatataaaaatggatttTATGAGCAAGTAattgattatatatatgaaaatgaagGATTCAATATAGAATATGAAGTAAATATACTTCAAGCAAATAATTCGCATTTTTCTTATGAGTTATTGCATTCACCTCTTTTGACATGCATATTAACtcttttatatgtttatctTATTTACCAGTATGGagataaaatttttaaaaatatttcatcaaGACAAAACAAGCACATAATGGTTGTATGTTTAGCAtttgtaatattaataCAATTAATATCAAActttttgttatttatacatttattagTTTACTCGAAAAATGGTATTGGAATTGAACTTTTTAAACTTACATTCAATATACTCAACTTTTTAGTACAAATTATCATGTGTACTATGTTACTTTCACTAAGCTATGGCTTAACAATTTTTGAGGCCAAAATTAGTAactttacaaaaataaaagtcaTATTTGTtgttattacatttttccAC ATCATTTTAGTCGTATTTGACAACACCTATACTAAGGACTCGTCATCAAAGTTCTTTGACAATGATAACATAACTGGCTACATAATACTAGCTTTAAGAATATTACTTGCAATTGTATATCACATAAATTTAAGTAAGCTATATAAGGTCACTAATCAACAGACGATTGCAAAATTTTtgcaaaaattatatatatgtgggTTATTTTACATACTTTCGTTtccaataatttttatgatatgctatatatttgataCATACTGGAGACAAAGATTTATGCTATTTGGAACAgcatttttacaatatgtttctatatattttattacaaaaatgtttttaacAAATTCGGAATATTTTAAAGTTTCCGATATGTCAGCAAGTGATCTTCCTGGAGCAACATCCAGTTTATTTAATCAAAAGGCTCATGCCCATTAA
- a CDS encoding dynein light chain 1, putative, protein MADRKPNKNAVVKNVDMTEEMQIDAIDCANQALQKYNVEKDIAAHIKKEFDRKYDPTWHCVVGRNFGSYVTHETKNFIYFYIGQVAILLFKSG, encoded by the coding sequence atggcTGATAGAAaaccaaataaaaatgcggttgtaaaaaatgtagataTGACGGAAGAAATGCAAATCGATGCCATTGATTGTGCTAACCAAGCTCTACAAAAATACAATGTCGAAAAAGATATTGCAgcacatataaaaaaagagttTGACAGAAAATATGACCCTACATGGCATTGTGTAGTCGGAAGGAATTTTGGATCATATGTTACACATGAAACTaagaattttatttatttctatattgGACAAGTAgctatattattgtttaaatCCGGATga